From a single Mycolicibacterium mengxianglii genomic region:
- a CDS encoding LuxR C-terminal-related transcriptional regulator — translation MLAGTQRQQEIIALAAAGLTNRQIAARLVMSVRTVEGTCLRIPARWGQLS, via the coding sequence GTGCTGGCGGGCACGCAGCGTCAGCAGGAGATCATCGCGTTGGCGGCCGCCGGCCTGACCAACCGGCAGATCGCGGCGCGCCTGGTGATGTCGGTGCGCACCGTGGAAGGCACTTGTCTCCGCATCCCAGCGCGCTGGGGTCAGCTCTCGTGA
- a CDS encoding NAD(P)H-dependent amine dehydrogenase family protein: protein MKTTPHQRPLKVIQWTTGNIGRRSLHAIIGRPDMELAGVYAHGEDKVGRDAAELAGWPEPTGVLATNDIDALLGVGADACCYNPLWPSIDELVRLLESGVNVCTSAAWITGGKQTPADLDRIRTACETGQSTIFGNGAHPGMTNMVGMVLSGSCERVDEIRITESVDCSTYESAGTQSAMGFGQDPDTPGLADSVRRESEVFAESAAMMADAMGADLDRLTFDVQFTAATDDTDLGFMKIPAGTVGSVYGYHRGWVGERNVVSVGFNWTMGDHVTPPKPLEHGHVIQVFGVPNMRTVLHCLPPRDWTEPGFMGLGMIYTAMPVTNAVPAVVAAEPGIVTLKDLPPITGRFFG, encoded by the coding sequence ATGAAAACCACGCCACACCAACGTCCGCTGAAGGTCATCCAGTGGACCACCGGGAACATCGGCCGTCGGTCGCTGCACGCGATCATCGGCCGCCCCGATATGGAACTGGCGGGCGTGTACGCGCACGGCGAGGACAAGGTGGGGCGCGACGCCGCCGAGCTGGCGGGCTGGCCGGAACCCACGGGCGTGCTGGCCACCAACGACATCGATGCGCTCCTGGGCGTGGGCGCCGACGCCTGTTGCTACAACCCGCTGTGGCCCAGCATCGACGAGCTGGTTCGTCTGCTGGAGAGCGGCGTCAACGTGTGCACCAGTGCGGCGTGGATCACCGGCGGCAAGCAGACACCCGCTGACCTGGATCGCATCCGAACCGCTTGCGAGACAGGGCAATCCACCATCTTCGGCAACGGAGCCCACCCGGGCATGACCAATATGGTGGGTATGGTGCTCTCGGGCTCCTGCGAGCGGGTCGACGAGATCCGGATCACCGAATCGGTGGACTGCTCGACCTACGAATCGGCGGGCACCCAGTCGGCGATGGGCTTCGGCCAGGATCCCGACACCCCGGGCCTGGCCGACAGCGTGCGCCGCGAAAGCGAAGTGTTCGCCGAGTCTGCGGCGATGATGGCCGATGCGATGGGCGCTGACCTGGACCGGTTGACCTTCGATGTGCAGTTCACCGCCGCCACCGACGACACCGATCTGGGCTTCATGAAAATCCCGGCAGGCACCGTCGGCTCGGTGTACGGCTACCACCGCGGCTGGGTGGGCGAGCGCAATGTCGTCAGCGTCGGATTCAACTGGACCATGGGCGATCACGTCACCCCGCCCAAGCCGCTCGAGCACGGCCACGTCATCCAGGTGTTCGGAGTGCCCAACATGCGCACCGTGCTGCACTGCCTACCGCCGAGGGACTGGACCGAGCCGGGGTTCATGGGGCTGGGCATGATCTACACCGCGATGCCCGTCACCAACGCCGTGCCCGCCGTCGTCGCCGCCGAACCCGGCATCGTCACCCTCAAGGACCTGCCCCCGATCACCGGCCGCTTCTTCGGGTGA
- the octT gene encoding diglucosylglycerate octanoyltransferase: MSFEAQPRLLVFADSLAYYGPTGGLPSDDPRIWPNLVADQLGWRLELIGRIGWTCRDVWWAATQDPRSWAALPQAGAVVFATSGMDSLPSPLPTALREMIRYVRPPRLRRWVRDGYGWAQPRFSPYSRSALPPELSVEYLEMTRGAIDFNRPGIPMVASLPSVHIADTYGRAHHGREGTVRAITSWAQEHDIPLVDLKEAVAEHIYAGRGNPDGIHWNFEGHQAVADLMLKALATAGVVAPQHGG, from the coding sequence ATGTCCTTTGAGGCACAGCCTCGGCTGCTGGTGTTCGCCGACTCCCTGGCCTACTACGGCCCGACCGGCGGTCTACCGTCCGACGATCCCCGGATCTGGCCGAATCTTGTTGCCGACCAACTGGGTTGGCGGCTGGAGCTGATCGGACGGATCGGCTGGACCTGCCGCGACGTGTGGTGGGCCGCCACGCAGGACCCGCGTTCGTGGGCGGCGCTGCCGCAGGCCGGTGCGGTGGTCTTCGCCACCAGTGGCATGGATTCGCTGCCGTCGCCGTTGCCGACGGCATTGCGCGAAATGATCCGGTATGTCCGGCCGCCGCGGCTGCGCCGCTGGGTGCGCGACGGTTACGGCTGGGCGCAGCCGAGGTTTTCACCGTATTCGCGTTCGGCGCTACCTCCGGAACTGTCCGTCGAATACCTGGAAATGACCCGCGGAGCAATCGATTTCAACCGACCCGGTATCCCCATGGTGGCCTCGCTGCCCAGCGTGCACATCGCGGACACCTACGGTCGAGCCCACCATGGGCGGGAGGGCACCGTCAGGGCCATCACGAGCTGGGCCCAGGAACATGACATCCCGCTTGTTGACCTCAAAGAGGCAGTGGCAGAACATATTTACGCCGGACGGGGAAACCCGGACGGGATCCACTGGAACTTCGAAGGGCATCAGGCCGTCGCCGATCTGATGCTCAAGGCGCTGGCCACCGCGGGCGTCGTGGCCCCGCAGCACGGCGGTTGA
- a CDS encoding SDR family NAD(P)-dependent oxidoreductase → MTDRVIYGPWAVVAGGSEGVGAEFATQLAGDGFHLVLIARNAAPLAQTARRCRELGAEVITVTADLSDPAAIDEVQRATADLEVGLLICNAGANTCSSEFLDAELDQFHRVIDLNITSVLALVHLFGGPMRHRRRGGILLVGSMAGYLGSARHTVYGGVKAFSRIFAESLWLELRDYDVHVLELVLGVTRTPAMQRVGLNFDVPGLRVAEPADVAREGLANLANGPVLVAGGNAADVERRNHPDRAKVVLGTHRFMQQLLDG, encoded by the coding sequence ATGACTGATCGAGTGATCTACGGTCCGTGGGCGGTGGTGGCGGGCGGTTCCGAGGGCGTGGGCGCCGAGTTCGCGACGCAGCTGGCCGGCGACGGGTTTCACCTGGTGCTGATCGCGCGTAACGCCGCGCCGCTGGCGCAGACCGCGCGGCGTTGCCGTGAACTCGGCGCTGAGGTCATCACCGTCACCGCCGATCTCTCCGACCCCGCCGCGATCGACGAAGTGCAGCGCGCCACCGCCGATCTGGAGGTGGGGCTGCTGATCTGCAATGCCGGCGCGAACACGTGCAGTTCGGAATTCCTCGACGCCGAACTGGACCAGTTCCACCGGGTCATCGATCTCAACATCACCTCGGTGCTGGCGTTGGTTCACCTCTTCGGCGGCCCCATGCGGCACCGTCGGCGCGGTGGGATCCTGTTGGTCGGGTCGATGGCCGGCTACCTCGGCTCGGCGCGGCACACCGTTTACGGCGGGGTGAAGGCATTCAGCCGGATCTTCGCCGAGAGCCTGTGGCTCGAGCTGCGCGACTACGACGTGCACGTCCTCGAACTGGTGCTCGGCGTCACCCGGACGCCGGCGATGCAGCGCGTCGGGCTGAACTTCGACGTGCCGGGCCTGCGGGTCGCCGAGCCCGCTGACGTGGCGCGCGAGGGCCTGGCGAATCTGGCGAACGGGCCGGTGCTGGTGGCCGGCGGCAACGCTGCCGACGTCGAGCGGCGCAACCACCCTGACCGGGCCAAGGTGGTGCTGGGTACGCACCGGTTCATGCAGCAGCTGCTCGACGGCTGA
- a CDS encoding nuclear transport factor 2 family protein — protein MDEDRVAALERRVQQLEDERAVATLLASYGPLVDAGESVAAAQLWAVDGTYDVDDWSMNSRAEICAMVESGGHQGLVERGCCHLLGPAVVTVTGDDAVAVCESVLLVRRSDGRGYSVARAGANHFRLRREDGRWQIVQRRTTVLDGTERARALLAAGVAGRVP, from the coding sequence GTGGACGAAGATCGTGTGGCGGCGCTGGAGCGCCGAGTGCAGCAGTTGGAAGACGAGCGTGCGGTCGCCACCCTGCTGGCGTCCTACGGCCCGCTGGTGGACGCGGGGGAGTCGGTGGCCGCGGCGCAGTTGTGGGCGGTTGACGGCACGTATGACGTGGACGACTGGTCCATGAACAGCCGAGCCGAGATTTGCGCCATGGTGGAATCCGGGGGTCATCAAGGTCTTGTCGAACGCGGTTGTTGCCATCTGTTGGGCCCGGCCGTGGTGACCGTCACCGGCGACGACGCGGTGGCGGTGTGCGAGTCGGTGCTGCTGGTCCGGCGCAGTGACGGGCGGGGTTATTCGGTGGCGCGGGCAGGCGCCAACCACTTCCGATTGCGGCGGGAGGACGGTCGGTGGCAGATCGTCCAGCGGCGCACCACCGTGCTCGACGGCACCGAACGGGCCAGGGCGCTACTGGCCGCCGGGGTAGCCGGCCGCGTGCCGTGA
- a CDS encoding alpha-E domain-containing protein translates to MLARNAESLYWIGRYVERADDTARILDVTVHQLLEDSSVDPDHASRVLLRVLGIKPPDGLLDLWSLTDLVAFSRDTEGGCSIVDSISAARENARGAREVTSTEMWECLNTTYNALGERERAAKRLGPHEFLSYVEGRAAMFAGLADSTLSRDDGYRFMVLGRAIERVDMTVRMLLARVGDSASSPAWVTVLRSAGAHDTYLRTYRGVLDAARVVEFMLLDRLFPRSVFYSLRLAEHSLDELLNHPHNRLGATAEAQRLLGRARSELEFLRPGVLLESLEERLANLQNMCSDVGEALALQYFHSAPWVAWTDAGRNGSLVIEEGEI, encoded by the coding sequence ATGCTCGCGCGCAATGCCGAGTCGCTGTACTGGATCGGCCGTTACGTCGAGCGCGCCGATGACACCGCGCGCATCCTGGACGTCACTGTGCACCAGCTGCTGGAGGATTCCAGCGTCGACCCCGACCATGCTTCCCGGGTGCTGCTGCGAGTGCTGGGTATCAAACCGCCCGACGGCCTGCTCGACTTGTGGTCGCTGACCGATCTGGTGGCCTTCAGCCGGGACACCGAGGGTGGTTGCTCGATTGTCGACTCCATCTCGGCGGCACGTGAAAACGCCCGTGGCGCAAGGGAAGTCACCTCCACCGAGATGTGGGAATGTCTCAACACCACTTACAACGCGCTGGGAGAGCGCGAGCGCGCCGCCAAACGCCTCGGCCCGCACGAGTTCCTCAGTTACGTGGAGGGCCGCGCGGCCATGTTCGCCGGGCTGGCCGATTCCACGTTGTCGCGCGACGACGGGTACCGGTTCATGGTGCTGGGCCGGGCGATCGAGCGGGTGGACATGACGGTTCGCATGCTGCTGGCCCGGGTCGGTGACAGTGCGTCATCGCCGGCGTGGGTGACGGTGCTGCGTTCGGCCGGCGCCCATGACACGTACCTGCGCACCTACCGTGGTGTGCTCGATGCCGCGCGCGTCGTGGAGTTCATGCTGCTGGACCGGTTGTTCCCGCGCTCGGTGTTCTACTCGTTGCGGCTGGCCGAGCACAGTCTCGATGAACTGCTCAACCATCCGCACAACCGGCTGGGTGCCACCGCCGAGGCGCAGCGACTCCTGGGCCGCGCCCGCAGTGAGCTGGAGTTCCTGCGGCCGGGTGTGCTGCTCGAATCGCTGGAGGAACGGTTGGCCAATCTGCAGAACATGTGCTCCGATGTCGGAGAAGCGTTGGCGCTGCAGTACTTCCACTCCGCGCCGTGGGTCGCCTGGACCGACGCGGGACGCAATGGGTCACTGGTCATAGAAGAGGGTGAGATTTAA
- a CDS encoding ComEA family DNA-binding protein has product MPAELPTERLHRRLGETAPEAAADEAAGPPTDDPRELLPRWLPDAHGERASWWETVRADPGRGGAIALGVVAALAVLVTVFTLIRDEPEPVTSAKLPAVEMVSSASARPSPAPDQPVIVSVVGLVHKPGLVTLTAGARVADALTAAGGVTDGADTIGLNMARHLSDGEQVVVGLAPVPGQAAALASSVSPGAVTAAPPDAGPGVAPPTGAAAGPVDLNSATVEQLDTLPGIGPVTAAAIVAWRDDHGSFASVDQLSEVDGIGPARLDKLRDLVRV; this is encoded by the coding sequence ATGCCTGCCGAACTTCCCACTGAGAGACTGCATCGCCGTCTCGGCGAGACCGCACCGGAAGCCGCTGCCGATGAGGCGGCCGGCCCGCCGACCGACGACCCCCGCGAACTGCTGCCGCGGTGGTTACCCGACGCACACGGTGAGCGCGCGAGTTGGTGGGAGACGGTGCGGGCCGATCCCGGCCGTGGCGGGGCGATCGCGCTCGGCGTCGTCGCCGCGTTGGCGGTACTGGTCACGGTCTTCACCTTGATCCGGGACGAACCCGAGCCCGTGACCTCGGCGAAACTGCCTGCGGTGGAGATGGTGTCCTCAGCCAGCGCGCGGCCGTCGCCGGCACCGGATCAGCCGGTGATCGTCAGCGTGGTCGGACTGGTCCACAAACCGGGCCTGGTCACCCTGACCGCGGGTGCGCGGGTGGCGGACGCGCTCACGGCGGCCGGCGGGGTGACAGACGGGGCTGACACTATCGGGTTGAACATGGCCCGCCACCTCAGCGACGGCGAGCAGGTCGTCGTGGGCCTGGCGCCCGTACCGGGGCAGGCGGCCGCGCTGGCCAGTTCGGTGTCCCCGGGCGCCGTCACCGCGGCGCCCCCGGATGCGGGACCCGGGGTAGCGCCGCCGACCGGGGCTGCGGCGGGGCCCGTGGACCTCAACTCCGCGACAGTCGAGCAGTTGGACACCCTGCCGGGGATCGGGCCGGTCACCGCCGCCGCCATCGTCGCGTGGCGCGACGACCACGGCTCGTTCGCCAGCGTGGACCAGCTCAGCGAGGTCGACGGTATCGGTCCCGCCCGCCTGGACAAATTGCGCGACCTGGTGCGGGTGTGA
- the holA gene encoding DNA polymerase III subunit delta has translation MSQQVRGLHLVLGEEELLVERAVTAVLNQARALAGTTDVPVNRMRAGEVSTSELAELLSPSLFADERVVVLDAAGEAGKDAAAMIASAAGELPEGTMLVVVHSGGGRAKALAGQLKDLGAEVHLCAKISKASERADFVRAEFRALKIKVSEDTVTALIDAVGSDARELASACSQLVADTDGRVDPAAVRRYHSGKAEVKGFDIADKAVAGDVEGAAEALRWAMMSGEPRVVLADALAEAVHTIARVAPLSGDPYRLASEVGLPPWRIQKAQKQSRRWSRDGVATAIRLVAALNADVKGAAADPDYALEAAVRQVAEIAAAGRR, from the coding sequence GTGAGCCAACAGGTTCGGGGACTTCATCTGGTCCTGGGCGAAGAGGAGTTACTCGTCGAACGGGCGGTAACCGCGGTGCTCAACCAGGCCCGCGCCCTGGCGGGCACCACCGACGTGCCGGTCAACCGGATGCGCGCCGGTGAAGTCAGCACCAGTGAGTTGGCGGAGCTGCTCAGCCCGTCGTTGTTCGCCGATGAGCGCGTGGTGGTCCTCGACGCTGCGGGCGAGGCCGGTAAGGACGCCGCGGCGATGATCGCCTCCGCTGCCGGTGAGCTGCCCGAGGGCACGATGCTGGTGGTGGTGCACTCCGGTGGCGGCCGGGCCAAGGCGTTGGCCGGGCAGCTCAAGGATCTCGGTGCAGAGGTGCATCTGTGCGCGAAAATCAGCAAGGCCAGCGAGCGTGCCGACTTCGTCCGTGCCGAATTTCGAGCGCTGAAGATCAAAGTCAGCGAAGACACCGTCACCGCCCTGATCGACGCGGTGGGGTCTGACGCACGAGAGCTCGCCTCGGCTTGTTCACAGCTTGTCGCCGACACCGATGGCCGCGTCGACCCGGCTGCGGTCCGGCGTTATCACAGTGGGAAAGCCGAAGTGAAGGGCTTTGACATCGCCGACAAGGCGGTGGCCGGGGACGTCGAAGGTGCGGCGGAGGCGTTGCGCTGGGCGATGATGAGCGGCGAACCCCGTGTTGTGCTCGCCGACGCGTTGGCCGAGGCCGTGCACACCATCGCCAGAGTGGCGCCGTTATCGGGCGACCCATACCGGCTGGCTTCCGAGGTGGGCCTACCGCCGTGGCGAATTCAAAAGGCGCAGAAGCAATCCAGACGCTGGTCCCGCGACGGGGTCGCTACCGCAATCCGCCTGGTGGCTGCACTCAACGCCGATGTCAAGGGCGCTGCGGCCGACCCTGATTACGCCCTCGAGGCCGCGGTCCGGCAGGTTGCGGAAATTGCGGCCGCCGGACGTCGCTGA
- the rpsT gene encoding 30S ribosomal protein S20 codes for MANIKSQEKRIRTNERARLRNQSVKSSLRTAVRGFREALDAGDKDKATELLTATSRQLDKAASKGVIHKNQAANKKSALALALNKI; via the coding sequence GTGGCCAACATCAAGTCGCAGGAAAAGCGCATCCGCACCAACGAGCGCGCCCGACTGCGCAACCAGTCGGTGAAGTCTTCTCTTCGCACGGCTGTCCGCGGGTTCCGGGAAGCTCTCGACGCCGGCGACAAGGACAAGGCGACCGAGTTGCTGACCGCCACCAGCCGCCAGCTCGACAAGGCCGCCAGCAAGGGCGTCATTCACAAGAACCAGGCTGCCAACAAGAAGTCGGCCCTGGCCCTGGCGCTGAACAAGATCTGA
- a CDS encoding circularly permuted type 2 ATP-grasp protein: MFDAQGNVRGPYKGIFAELAPSDASELAARAEALGRAFIDQGITFSLSGQERPFPLDLVPRVISAAEWSRLEKGITQRVKALEMYLDDIYGDQEILRDGVIPRRLITSCEHFHREAAGIVPPNGVRIHVAGIDLVRDGQGTFRVLEDNLRSPSGVSYVMENRRTMARVFPNLFASHRVRAVGDYSSHLLRALRNSAATNEADPTVVVLTPGVYNSAYFEHSLLARQMGVELVEGRDLFCRDNSVYMRTTEGERQVDVIYRRIDDEFLDPMHFKPDSVLGVAGVLNAARAGNVVISSAVGNGVGDDKLVYTYVPTLIEYYLGEKPQLANVDTFRCWLDEEREEVLDRIDELVIKPVEGSGGYGIVFGPNASDKELATISKKVRADPRGWIAQPVVQLSTVPTQIDDCLSPRHVDLRPFAVNDGNEVWVLPGGLTRVALPEGSLVVNSSQGGGSKDTWVLASRTSGADRELGAAEVVRSLPKAAKAGAEKNGDSASSTQQQQQQQAGVPQQAASQTLQQGQQQQQQQAVMR, from the coding sequence ATGTTCGACGCCCAGGGAAACGTTCGAGGACCATATAAAGGTATCTTCGCCGAACTAGCGCCCTCGGATGCCTCCGAGCTCGCAGCCCGCGCCGAAGCACTCGGGCGGGCGTTCATCGATCAGGGCATCACCTTCTCGTTGTCCGGCCAGGAGCGGCCGTTCCCGCTGGACCTGGTGCCGCGGGTGATCTCCGCCGCCGAGTGGTCGCGGCTGGAGAAGGGCATCACCCAGCGGGTGAAGGCGCTCGAGATGTACCTCGACGACATCTACGGTGACCAGGAGATCCTGCGCGACGGAGTGATCCCGCGCCGCCTCATCACCTCCTGCGAGCATTTTCATCGGGAGGCCGCCGGCATCGTTCCGCCCAACGGGGTGCGCATCCACGTTGCGGGCATCGACCTGGTTCGTGACGGCCAGGGCACCTTCCGTGTGCTCGAAGACAACCTTCGGTCACCGTCCGGGGTGTCCTATGTGATGGAGAACCGTCGCACCATGGCGCGGGTGTTTCCCAACCTGTTCGCCTCCCATCGGGTGCGAGCGGTGGGCGACTACTCCTCGCATCTGCTACGCGCCCTGCGCAATTCGGCGGCAACCAACGAAGCCGATCCGACGGTGGTGGTGCTCACCCCAGGTGTCTACAACTCGGCGTACTTCGAGCATTCGCTGCTGGCCCGCCAGATGGGCGTCGAGCTGGTAGAGGGGCGCGACCTGTTCTGCCGCGACAACAGCGTCTACATGCGCACCACCGAGGGCGAGCGTCAGGTTGATGTCATCTACCGGCGCATCGACGACGAGTTCCTGGATCCGATGCACTTCAAGCCCGACTCCGTGCTGGGGGTCGCGGGGGTGTTGAATGCGGCCCGGGCCGGAAACGTGGTGATCTCCAGCGCGGTCGGCAACGGCGTGGGTGATGACAAGCTGGTCTACACCTACGTGCCGACCCTCATCGAGTACTACCTCGGCGAGAAGCCTCAGCTGGCCAATGTCGACACCTTCCGGTGCTGGCTGGACGAGGAACGGGAGGAAGTGCTGGACCGCATCGACGAGCTGGTGATCAAACCCGTCGAAGGATCAGGTGGCTACGGGATCGTCTTCGGCCCCAACGCCAGTGATAAAGAGCTCGCGACGATCTCGAAGAAGGTCCGCGCCGATCCCCGCGGATGGATTGCCCAACCGGTGGTGCAGCTTTCCACCGTGCCCACCCAGATCGACGACTGCCTGTCACCTCGCCATGTCGACCTGCGCCCGTTCGCGGTCAATGACGGCAACGAGGTGTGGGTACTTCCCGGCGGCCTGACCCGCGTGGCGTTGCCCGAGGGCTCGCTGGTGGTCAACTCGAGTCAGGGTGGCGGCTCGAAGGACACCTGGGTGCTGGCGTCGCGGACTTCGGGGGCGGACCGTGAACTCGGCGCCGCCGAGGTGGTGCGCTCATTGCCGAAGGCGGCCAAGGCGGGTGCCGAGAAGAACGGCGACTCCGCCAGTTCCACCCAGCAGCAACAACAGCAGCAGGCCGGGGTGCCGCAGCAAGCAGCGTCCCAGACTCTCCAACAGGGACAGCAACAACAACAGCAGCAGGCGGTGATGCGCTGA
- a CDS encoding ComEC/Rec2 family competence protein — MRLVPAGLTCWAVTAAGILWHIGMVLTVVFGVTAALSALSARLSGRTERRAACTVVLAASLIGVGFGIAVTVRDNMIRDHPIGNSVGRERDVTVLVTESPRLLRGGRMLIRADLRLVGDDESRGRVVIFASARDYGAVAAGQSVRLRARIAAPTRRDLTVAVLTATGRPTIGRATAVQRGAHTLRAQVAAVARDVLPADQAALLPALVLGDTSAFPPTVVEQFQVAGLTHLTAVSGANVTIVCGAVLLSASFLGPRIAVALAAAVLVAFVVVVQPTPSVLRAAVMGAITLLAVVSARRRQAVPALAATVIGLLAVAPHLAVDIGFALSVSATAALVVLAPAWSRRLVRRGWPKPVADAVSVATAAQLVTAPLIAGVSGSFSLVAIVANVAVAPVIAPITVLGTAAAAVCLLAPAAAALLIRFTGPELWWLLRVAQWAAGVPHASVPVPPGPAGAASVTAAAIVTVALTARLWDRRGFRIVMACLVMCLLAWSISTGITARPTVMSAGRGTMLG, encoded by the coding sequence TTGCGTCTGGTGCCTGCGGGCCTGACCTGCTGGGCCGTCACTGCCGCGGGCATCCTCTGGCACATCGGGATGGTCCTGACCGTGGTGTTCGGGGTCACCGCGGCGCTCAGTGCTCTGTCCGCCAGGTTGTCCGGGCGCACCGAGCGACGTGCGGCGTGCACGGTGGTGCTGGCGGCGTCGCTGATCGGTGTCGGCTTCGGTATCGCTGTGACAGTGCGCGACAACATGATTCGTGACCACCCCATCGGCAACAGTGTCGGCCGGGAACGGGATGTCACGGTCCTGGTCACCGAAAGTCCGAGGCTGCTACGCGGCGGCCGGATGCTGATCCGGGCTGACCTGCGGTTGGTAGGTGACGACGAATCCCGGGGCAGGGTCGTCATTTTCGCCTCCGCACGCGACTACGGTGCAGTCGCCGCCGGGCAGTCGGTGCGGTTGCGGGCACGGATCGCGGCTCCCACCCGGCGAGATCTGACTGTGGCGGTACTCACCGCCACCGGCCGTCCCACCATCGGCCGGGCTACCGCAGTGCAGCGCGGCGCGCACACCCTGCGCGCCCAGGTGGCCGCGGTGGCCCGCGACGTGCTGCCCGCCGATCAGGCCGCACTGCTGCCCGCTCTCGTCCTCGGCGACACCTCTGCTTTTCCGCCGACCGTCGTCGAGCAGTTCCAGGTAGCGGGCCTGACCCATTTGACTGCGGTTTCGGGAGCCAACGTCACGATTGTCTGCGGCGCAGTCCTGCTGTCTGCCTCGTTCCTGGGCCCGCGGATCGCGGTGGCACTGGCCGCAGCGGTGCTCGTCGCGTTCGTCGTGGTGGTCCAGCCGACGCCCAGCGTGTTGCGTGCGGCGGTGATGGGCGCCATCACCTTGTTGGCTGTCGTGTCTGCCCGTCGCCGGCAGGCGGTCCCGGCGCTGGCCGCCACGGTGATCGGCCTGCTGGCAGTGGCGCCGCACTTGGCCGTCGACATCGGCTTCGCACTGTCGGTGTCAGCCACGGCGGCGCTCGTGGTGCTGGCGCCGGCGTGGTCACGCCGGCTGGTGCGCCGGGGCTGGCCCAAGCCGGTGGCCGACGCCGTCAGCGTCGCGACGGCGGCGCAGTTGGTCACCGCACCGCTGATCGCCGGGGTCTCGGGCAGCTTCAGCTTGGTCGCGATCGTCGCCAACGTGGCGGTCGCGCCCGTGATCGCGCCCATCACAGTGCTGGGTACCGCGGCCGCCGCGGTGTGCCTGCTCGCGCCGGCAGCCGCGGCACTGCTCATCAGATTCACCGGCCCGGAACTGTGGTGGCTACTTCGGGTAGCGCAGTGGGCCGCAGGTGTGCCGCACGCGTCGGTGCCGGTTCCCCCGGGGCCGGCCGGGGCGGCATCGGTTACCGCGGCGGCAATCGTGACCGTCGCACTGACTGCCAGACTCTGGGACCGGCGGGGGTTCCGCATTGTGATGGCCTGCCTGGTGATGTGCCTGCTCGCCTGGTCGATATCCACCGGCATCACCGCCCGCCCCACTGTGATGTCAGCGGGTCGTGGCACCATGCTCGGGTGA
- a CDS encoding DegV family protein, producing the protein MAVIVVTDSSSRLPAELAARHGIRVVPLHVLVDGTDLRDGIDDIPDDIHERTASTAGATPAELGALYEQALRDSDGDGVVAVHLSAALSSTFNAAQQAAQDCGGPVRTIDSRSAAMGTGFVAVAAARAAAAGGDLDAVGAAAEAAVRSGHGFIVVQRLDNLRRSGRIGGAAAWLGTALSLKPLLRIDDGKLVLAQRVRTASKAVMAMQDRVCELVGDGSASIAVHHVADPAAAVELAAALQSRLPGCDEPIVTDLGPVLALHVGAGALAVVVSL; encoded by the coding sequence ATGGCTGTCATCGTCGTCACCGATTCGTCTTCGCGGCTGCCCGCCGAACTCGCCGCCCGGCACGGCATCCGGGTGGTGCCGTTGCATGTCCTGGTCGACGGCACCGACCTGCGCGACGGGATCGACGACATTCCCGACGACATCCACGAACGCACGGCCTCCACCGCCGGGGCGACGCCCGCGGAGTTGGGTGCCCTCTACGAGCAGGCGCTGCGCGACAGCGACGGTGACGGGGTGGTGGCCGTACACCTGTCCGCCGCGCTGTCGAGCACGTTCAATGCCGCACAACAGGCCGCTCAGGACTGCGGAGGCCCCGTCCGGACCATCGATTCCCGCTCCGCGGCAATGGGAACCGGGTTCGTGGCGGTCGCCGCAGCCCGGGCCGCCGCCGCCGGAGGTGACCTCGACGCGGTGGGGGCCGCCGCCGAGGCGGCCGTGCGTAGTGGCCACGGTTTCATCGTGGTGCAACGGCTGGACAACCTGCGCCGCAGCGGCCGTATCGGCGGGGCCGCTGCCTGGCTGGGCACCGCCTTGTCGTTGAAGCCGCTGCTGCGCATCGACGATGGCAAACTCGTTCTGGCGCAACGTGTGCGGACCGCGTCCAAAGCCGTGATGGCGATGCAGGACCGGGTGTGCGAGCTGGTCGGCGACGGTAGTGCGTCCATTGCTGTTCATCACGTCGCCGACCCCGCGGCTGCAGTCGAGCTGGCCGCGGCTCTGCAGTCGCGACTGCCCGGCTGCGACGAGCCGATCGTCACCGACCTCGGCCCGGTACTGGCCCTGCACGTCGGTGCCGGAGCGCTCGCCGTGGTCGTCTCTTTGTGA